Proteins from a single region of Urocitellus parryii isolate mUroPar1 chromosome 4, mUroPar1.hap1, whole genome shotgun sequence:
- the LOC113175336 gene encoding olfactory receptor 10AG1-like, with the protein MIRFCFPQMKHQGKPPEGNLTAWKEFVLLGFADVPQLQWFLFGLFLVIYMIILLGNGTILVITKVEPALQTPMYFFLGNFSFLEICYVSVTLPRMLLNLGTQRRTISLVACATQMCFILVLGATECFLLAVMAYDRYVAICNPLQYPLVMNHKVCTQLVAASWISGIPFQVGQTFQVFSLPYCASNVINHFFCDISPILKLACGETFTNELMVYVAALLFVSAPFLLILISYIKIISTVLKLPSATSRAKAFSTCSSHLTVVVLFFGSAIITYLRPEASHSAETDKVLSLFYTVVTPMFNPMIYSLRNKDVIMALRRLLGK; encoded by the coding sequence ATGATCAGATTTTGCTTTCCACAGATGAAACACCAGGGGAAACCCCCAGAAGGAAACCTAACTGCATGGAAGGAATTTGTCCTTTTGGGGTTTGCTGATGTGCCCCAGCTCCAGTGGTTTCTGTTTGGACTGTTCTTGGTCATCTACATGATTATCCTGCTGGGCAATGGAACTATTTTGGTAATAACTAAAGTAGAGCCTGCTCTCCAGACCCCCATGTATTTTTTCCTTggcaatttttcctttttggagaTCTGCTATGTTTCAGTTACTCTCCCCAGAATGCTCTTGAATCTCGGGACCCAGAGAAGGACCATCTCTTTGGTTGCCTGTGCTACACAAATGTGCTTCATTCTTGTACTGGGAGCCACAGAATGCTTCCTTCTGGcggtgatggcctatgaccgctatgtggccatttgtAACCCTCTGCAGTACCCTCTGGTCATGAACCACAAGGTCTGTACCCAGCTGGTGGCTGCCTCCTGGATCAGTGGAATTCCTTTTCAGGTAGGTCAGACCTTCCAGGTTTTCTCCCTGCCATATTGTGCTTCCAATGTAAtcaaccacttcttctgtgacatcTCCCCAATACTTAAGCTGGCCTGTGGGGAAACCTTCACAAATGAGCTGATGGTCTATGTGGCTGCTCTGCTGTTTGTCTCAGCCCCGTTCCTGTTAATACTCATCTCCTATATCAAAATCATCTCCACAGTCCTTAAATTGCCATCAGCCACAAGCAGAgccaaagccttctccacctgctcctctCATCTTACAGTGGTGGTGTTATTCTTTGGATCAGCTATTATTACATATTTAAGACCTGAGGCTAGTCATTCAGCAGAAACTGACAAAgtgctttctcttttctatacTGTTGTGACTCCCATGTTCAACCCCATGATATATAGCCTAAGGAACAAGGATGTTATAATGGCATTGAGAAGATTATTAGGGAAATAA